A part of Campylobacter ureolyticus ACS-301-V-Sch3b genomic DNA contains:
- a CDS encoding ferritin family protein, which produces MRQYETYKCHKCGNEVEVQKVGGGKLVCCGEEMECITTDLTSVNLMKAFAGESMARNKYDLYGDLAKEAGYHAIAKHFYEAAENEKWHARAELKKHHEMANIPLDKMDKNLLDAAAGERFEHEEMYPDFAKIAEDEGKKDVARLFKAIAKVEVEHEREYLELKKMLENEGFFESGEEDVWVCEVCGHVHRGKKAPGACPLCKAPKEYFKREFLG; this is translated from the coding sequence ATGAGACAATACGAAACTTACAAATGCCATAAATGTGGTAATGAAGTTGAAGTTCAAAAAGTTGGCGGCGGAAAACTAGTATGCTGCGGCGAAGAGATGGAATGCATAACAACTGATTTAACTTCTGTAAATTTGATGAAAGCATTTGCCGGTGAGTCAATGGCTAGAAATAAATATGATTTATATGGAGATTTGGCTAAAGAAGCTGGATATCACGCTATCGCAAAGCATTTTTATGAAGCAGCTGAAAATGAAAAATGGCATGCAAGAGCTGAGCTTAAAAAACATCATGAAATGGCTAATATACCTCTTGATAAAATGGATAAAAACTTACTTGATGCAGCAGCTGGAGAGAGATTTGAACACGAAGAGATGTATCCAGATTTTGCAAAAATAGCTGAAGATGAAGGAAAAAAAGATGTTGCAAGACTTTTTAAAGCTATTGCAAAAGTTGAAGTTGAGCACGAAAGAGAGTATTTAGAACTCAAAAAAATGCTTGAAAATGAAGGCTTTTTTGAAAGCGGGGAAGAAGATGTTTGGGTTTGTGAAGTTTGCGGTCATGTTCATCGTGGCAAAAAAGCTCCTGGTGCCTGTCCTTTATGTAAAGCTCCAAAAGAGTATTTTAAAAGAGAATTTTTAGGGTAA
- the ciaB gene encoding invasion protein CiaB encodes MNDYKKLLQYSDENQKIINDLYKNQDDDYVKKALEICGFKGSESEKIAVLRRIVDLKTDPLLAELKKKNYSEDKILKIRDEMYDFVSLIHENSHRNLILKAIDNKILSEFNLALISGVHKIGLIINKIQKQWQHLVIDKNSKIFASMSDPFKFIEKNKLYQKTPRGDICDRTYGVVFFNENNTSAVLKTYYESFLDMPKLIEEFENLIQTLSLIAINSDEKAYIEYLKKLKIAFACTNNCEVIKVWRDAEMAWMDTKSHLQIGHPLEYYEDFYTHAVALEWDIRLKEETTYDEKEIKKSVKTSFDNVYKNIGSNNEIMHSIVNSNIDKTQLYISTPMIYYGADLEGLFSAQVVPNDEFVSANSGKKIFAFVDHVYESTKAKPFMKINDEIFEKEFLDYTRDILFNKKEIWRQVYGVSTIGHEFGHILFIDEDSETSMNKSGVFKFVEEYKATTGGLIAFFDNEIEELKLPVFAELIKRSVGLISWMENDPVKAYYCEGLIHLTLLFESKALKFDGKKLKVNLEKYSDFKDLCIKNYENLAKIYDEKEDANKFLSKFCIPYKSSYLPICKDAKEFVIYYFDLYKQIGNEISEVKE; translated from the coding sequence ATGAATGATTATAAAAAACTATTACAATATTCAGATGAAAATCAAAAAATAATAAACGATTTATATAAAAATCAAGATGATGACTATGTAAAAAAAGCTCTTGAAATTTGTGGTTTTAAAGGAAGCGAGTCTGAAAAAATAGCTGTTTTAAGACGAATTGTTGATCTAAAAACAGACCCTCTTTTAGCTGAGCTAAAAAAGAAAAATTATAGTGAAGATAAAATTTTAAAAATACGCGATGAAATGTATGATTTTGTATCTTTAATACATGAAAACTCTCATAGAAATTTAATCCTAAAAGCTATTGATAATAAAATTTTAAGCGAATTTAACCTAGCTTTAATAAGTGGTGTTCATAAAATAGGTCTTATTATTAATAAAATTCAAAAACAGTGGCAACATTTAGTAATTGATAAAAACTCTAAAATTTTTGCCTCAATGAGTGATCCATTTAAATTTATAGAAAAAAACAAACTTTATCAAAAAACCCCAAGAGGTGATATTTGTGATAGAACTTATGGAGTTGTATTTTTTAATGAAAACAACACAAGTGCTGTTTTAAAAACATATTATGAGTCTTTTTTGGATATGCCAAAACTAATTGAAGAGTTTGAAAATTTAATCCAAACACTATCTCTTATTGCTATAAACAGTGATGAAAAAGCATATATAGAATATCTTAAAAAACTAAAAATTGCATTTGCATGTACAAATAACTGTGAAGTTATAAAAGTTTGGAGAGATGCTGAAATGGCGTGGATGGATACAAAATCACATCTTCAAATTGGTCATCCACTTGAATACTATGAAGACTTTTACACTCATGCAGTTGCCTTAGAATGGGACATAAGACTAAAAGAAGAAACTACTTATGATGAAAAAGAGATAAAAAAATCAGTTAAAACTAGCTTTGATAATGTTTATAAAAATATTGGCTCAAATAACGAAATAATGCACTCTATTGTTAATTCAAACATAGATAAAACACAACTTTACATCTCAACTCCAATGATTTATTATGGAGCTGATTTAGAAGGGCTTTTTAGCGCACAAGTTGTGCCAAATGATGAGTTTGTAAGTGCAAACTCAGGCAAAAAAATATTTGCTTTTGTAGATCATGTTTATGAAAGCACAAAGGCAAAACCTTTTATGAAAATAAATGATGAAATTTTTGAAAAAGAGTTTTTAGACTACACACGCGATATTTTATTTAACAAAAAAGAAATTTGGCGTCAAGTTTATGGAGTAAGCACTATAGGGCATGAGTTTGGACATATTTTATTTATAGATGAAGATAGTGAAACTTCAATGAATAAAAGTGGAGTTTTTAAATTTGTAGAAGAGTATAAAGCCACAACTGGTGGGCTTATAGCATTTTTTGATAATGAGATTGAAGAGTTAAAACTTCCAGTTTTTGCCGAACTTATAAAAAGAAGCGTTGGACTTATCTCATGGATGGAAAATGACCCTGTTAAAGCATATTATTGCGAAGGTTTAATTCACCTAACTCTTCTTTTTGAAAGTAAAGCTTTAAAATTTGATGGTAAAAAGCTAAAAGTTAATTTAGAAAAATATAGTGATTTTAAAGACCTTTGTATAAAAAACTATGAAAATTTAGCAAAAATATATGATGAAAAAGAAGATGCAAATAAGTTTTTATCAAAATTTTGCATACCTTATAAATCAAGCTATTTGCCAATTTGCAAAGATGCAAAAGAGTTTGTTATCTACTACTTTGATCTTTATAAACAAATTGGCAACGAAATTTCAGAAGTTAAAGAGTAA
- a CDS encoding acyl-CoA thioesterase gives MDLKNMGEPKIKIVAMPRDTNPAGNIFGGWILAQIDKAGAVAAREVAPIRVVTISFKEVIFKEPVFVGDLVSCYAKIIGVGKTSIRVKVDVIVQRLNEDNKVVKIPVTSAEVTYVSVDRAGNKRVIDEDLKKLCGF, from the coding sequence ATGGATTTAAAAAATATGGGAGAGCCAAAGATAAAAATAGTTGCAATGCCAAGAGACACAAATCCTGCTGGAAATATATTTGGCGGATGGATACTAGCTCAAATAGATAAAGCCGGGGCAGTTGCAGCAAGGGAAGTTGCACCAATTAGAGTTGTAACTATCTCATTTAAAGAAGTTATTTTTAAAGAACCTGTTTTTGTTGGAGACTTAGTCAGTTGCTATGCAAAAATCATAGGAGTTGGAAAAACATCTATAAGGGTAAAAGTTGATGTTATAGTTCAAAGACTAAATGAAGATAATAAAGTTGTTAAAATACCAGTAACAAGTGCAGAAGTAACCTATGTAAGCGTTGATAGGGCAGGGAACAAAAGAGTTATTGATGAGGATTTAAAAAAGCTTTGTGGATTTTAA
- a CDS encoding dUTP diphosphatase translates to MENVEILKQMFLMQQRLNDETNGKKWEEGTAQNGKLINWKRCIYMECAELIDSFSWKHWKSINQKANSENIKIELTDIWHFIMSLVLEKAYPNKNIDDIVKDIISVSGFRDFTLEAYSMSEYNLYEIINDIEIIIHECSGFELKIHELLTNFFRLSLKCGLNLNELFKKYVGKNVLNKFRQDHGYQNGTYVKIWNGKEDNEVLSQILNSGIINMDEIYKKLDENYKKIKK, encoded by the coding sequence ATGGAAAATGTAGAAATTCTAAAACAGATGTTTTTAATGCAACAACGACTAAATGATGAAACAAATGGCAAAAAATGGGAAGAAGGAACCGCACAAAATGGCAAACTCATAAATTGGAAAAGATGTATTTATATGGAGTGTGCTGAACTAATCGATAGCTTTTCATGGAAACACTGGAAAAGCATAAACCAAAAAGCAAATAGTGAAAATATAAAGATTGAACTAACTGATATTTGGCATTTTATAATGAGCTTAGTATTAGAAAAAGCATATCCTAATAAAAACATTGATGATATTGTAAAAGATATTATTTCAGTTAGTGGATTTAGGGATTTTACACTTGAAGCTTATAGCATGAGCGAGTATAATTTATATGAAATTATTAACGATATTGAGATCATAATACATGAATGCAGTGGTTTTGAGCTTAAAATTCATGAGCTTTTAACTAACTTTTTTAGACTTTCACTTAAATGCGGCTTAAATTTAAATGAGCTTTTCAAAAAATATGTTGGCAAAAATGTGTTAAACAAATTTAGACAAGATCATGGATATCAAAACGGAACTTATGTAAAAATTTGGAATGGCAAAGAAGATAACGAAGTATTAAGTCAAATTTTAAACTCAGGCATTATAAATATGGATGAAATTTATAAAAAACTTGATGAAAATTATAAAAAAATCAAAAAATAA